One bacterium DNA segment encodes these proteins:
- a CDS encoding PHP domain-containing protein, translated as MAVDLHTHSTASDGSESPAAVVGLAARAGLSAVALTDHDTLEGIEEARAEAGPAGIELIPGAEVACEWKGGGLHLVVLFLEPGPGPLQDRLAEFRAGRDRRNQAIARRLDEIGVDIDYEEVLAQARGGGSVGRPHFAALLVAKGYVPDIPTAFREYLGSRGVAYATRPLLPPEEAIQLARRSGGVPVVAHPHTLGLNTAEEYADAFRRLAGHGLVGVECYYGEYPAETRLQLEATVRSFGLLPSGGSDFHGSYKPGQRVGVGRGDLVVPDRILADLQAARDG; from the coding sequence ATGGCCGTCGATCTTCACACCCACTCCACCGCCTCCGACGGCAGCGAGAGCCCGGCCGCGGTCGTGGGGCTGGCCGCCCGGGCCGGTCTTTCCGCGGTGGCCCTGACCGACCACGACACGCTTGAAGGGATCGAGGAGGCCCGCGCGGAGGCGGGTCCGGCCGGTATCGAGCTCATCCCCGGTGCGGAGGTGGCCTGCGAATGGAAGGGCGGCGGGCTCCATCTGGTGGTGCTGTTCCTGGAACCGGGACCCGGCCCGCTCCAGGATCGCCTGGCGGAGTTCCGTGCGGGCCGGGACCGCCGCAACCAGGCGATCGCCCGCCGGCTCGACGAGATCGGCGTGGACATCGACTACGAGGAGGTCCTCGCCCAGGCCCGGGGTGGCGGGAGCGTGGGCCGACCCCACTTCGCGGCCCTCCTGGTCGCCAAGGGATATGTTCCCGACATCCCCACCGCCTTCCGGGAATACCTCGGGTCGCGCGGCGTGGCCTACGCAACCCGCCCACTGCTGCCGCCCGAGGAGGCCATCCAACTGGCTCGGCGCTCCGGCGGAGTGCCCGTGGTGGCGCATCCCCATACCTTGGGACTGAACACGGCCGAGGAGTACGCGGACGCCTTCCGGCGCCTGGCCGGACACGGTCTGGTGGGCGTGGAGTGCTACTACGGCGAGTACCCGGCCGAGACCCGCCTCCAGCTCGAGGCCACGGTCCGGTCGTTCGGCCTCCTTCCGTCAGGCGGGTCGGACTTCCACGGCTCCTACAAGCCCGGCCAGAGGGTGGGCGTCGGACGGGGCGATCTGGTCGTCCCCGACCGGATCCTGGCGGACCTGCAGGCCGCCCGGGACGGCTGA
- a CDS encoding aspartate-semialdehyde dehydrogenase, with protein MPDPRVAVVGATGAVGRTMLEILEERDFPLSELRLMASSRSAGRVVATRWGDITVEDLSSADPSGIDIALFSAGAGRSRDFAPSFVDRGAVVIDNSSAFRMAPEVPLVVAGVNDHAAADSDGIIANPNCTTMTLMMAAGPLHYYAGLDRMVAMSYQSVSGAGMTGMDTLWQQMLELGDRREALVRGGWDEGETDPFQRPIAFNVLPLAGSITDAGHTDEEWKLVNETRKILERDSIEVEPTCVRVPVMVGHGISASMWFDSPVDPETARRVLADAPGVELWSDDRVATPLDSAGQDPVLACRIRPTIGVPGGISLWVVGDNLRKGAALNAVEIAELLI; from the coding sequence ATGCCTGATCCACGAGTAGCCGTGGTCGGTGCCACCGGAGCGGTGGGCCGCACCATGCTCGAGATCCTCGAGGAACGGGACTTCCCGCTCTCGGAGCTGCGTCTCATGGCCTCCTCCCGCTCAGCCGGCCGGGTGGTCGCCACCCGCTGGGGTGACATCACGGTGGAGGACCTGTCGTCCGCAGACCCTTCGGGGATCGACATCGCCCTCTTCTCCGCGGGTGCGGGGAGGAGCAGGGATTTCGCCCCGTCGTTCGTGGACCGGGGAGCCGTCGTGATCGACAACTCCTCCGCCTTCCGCATGGCGCCGGAGGTTCCGCTGGTGGTGGCGGGCGTCAACGATCACGCGGCGGCCGACAGCGACGGGATCATCGCCAACCCGAACTGCACCACCATGACGCTGATGATGGCCGCCGGACCGCTGCACTATTACGCCGGGCTGGACCGCATGGTGGCCATGTCCTACCAGTCGGTCTCGGGGGCCGGGATGACCGGCATGGACACGCTCTGGCAACAGATGCTCGAACTCGGTGACCGCCGTGAAGCGCTGGTGCGGGGAGGATGGGACGAGGGCGAGACCGATCCGTTCCAGAGACCCATCGCCTTCAACGTCCTGCCCTTGGCCGGGTCGATCACCGATGCCGGTCACACGGACGAGGAATGGAAGCTGGTGAACGAGACGCGCAAGATCCTCGAACGGGACAGCATCGAGGTGGAACCGACCTGCGTGCGGGTGCCGGTCATGGTGGGCCACGGCATCTCCGCCTCGATGTGGTTCGACTCGCCTGTCGACCCCGAAACCGCCCGGCGGGTGCTCGCGGACGCGCCGGGCGTCGAGCTGTGGAGCGATGACCGCGTGGCCACCCCGCTGGACTCGGCGGGCCAGGATCCGGTGCTGGCGTGCCGCATCCGTCCCACCATCGGCGTGCCCGGTGGAATCAGCCTGTGGGTGGTGGGCGACAACCTGCGCAAGGGAGCGGCGCTCAACGCGGTGGAGATCGCCGAGCTGCTGATCTAG
- a CDS encoding aspartate kinase encodes MSLVVQKYGGTSVADSERIERVAHRVARTKRAGNDVVVVVSAMGRQTDDLIALAHQVSASPPAREMDMLLTAGERISMALLAMALHDKGIPALSLTGPQAGILTDSAHGEAKITEIRGTRVGDSIAAGQVVIVAGFQGVNPDSREITTLGRGGSDATAVALASAYSAAVCEIYTDVDGVYTADPRVVPDARKLGEVSFDEMLELAAGGAGVLMARSVEVGRKFNIPIHVRSSFVEDEGTWVKEKVMEEAIISGIAHDTSEAKVTLRGVPDRPGVAAAIFEKLAGARVNVDMIVQNVGEDGCTDLSFTVPEAHVDVARRATAELVVELDAKGSAVDANVGKVSLVGAGMRSTHGVAARVFRALGNAGINIEMISTSPIRISCVVNRDSVEDAVRALHAEFDPPVITAEVGADA; translated from the coding sequence ATGTCTCTGGTTGTCCAAAAGTACGGCGGCACGTCAGTGGCCGACTCGGAGCGCATCGAGCGCGTCGCCCACCGGGTGGCTCGCACCAAGCGCGCCGGCAACGACGTGGTGGTGGTGGTCTCGGCGATGGGTAGGCAGACCGACGACCTGATCGCCCTCGCCCATCAGGTGAGCGCCAGCCCACCGGCCCGGGAGATGGACATGCTCCTGACGGCGGGCGAGCGCATCTCCATGGCGTTGCTCGCCATGGCTCTCCACGACAAGGGCATTCCGGCGCTCAGCCTCACCGGTCCTCAAGCCGGGATACTCACCGACTCCGCCCACGGCGAGGCGAAGATCACCGAGATACGCGGGACCCGGGTAGGGGACAGCATCGCGGCCGGGCAGGTGGTGATCGTGGCCGGGTTCCAGGGGGTGAATCCCGACTCGAGGGAGATAACCACGCTGGGACGGGGCGGCTCCGACGCCACGGCGGTGGCGCTGGCCTCTGCCTACTCCGCGGCGGTGTGCGAGATCTACACCGACGTGGACGGCGTGTACACGGCCGATCCCCGGGTGGTGCCCGACGCTCGCAAGCTCGGCGAGGTCTCCTTCGACGAGATGCTCGAGCTGGCCGCCGGGGGCGCCGGGGTGCTGATGGCGCGCTCGGTTGAGGTGGGGAGAAAGTTCAACATTCCGATCCACGTGCGGTCTTCGTTCGTGGAGGACGAGGGGACCTGGGTCAAGGAGAAGGTGATGGAAGAAGCGATTATCAGCGGCATCGCGCACGACACTTCGGAGGCGAAGGTGACCCTGCGCGGAGTACCAGACCGCCCCGGCGTCGCGGCGGCCATCTTCGAGAAGCTGGCGGGCGCCCGGGTGAACGTGGACATGATCGTCCAGAACGTGGGCGAGGACGGATGCACGGACCTCAGCTTCACGGTCCCGGAGGCCCACGTCGACGTCGCTCGCCGGGCCACCGCCGAGCTGGTCGTGGAGCTGGACGCCAAGGGCTCCGCCGTGGATGCCAACGTGGGCAAGGTGTCGCTGGTGGGAGCGGGGATGAGATCCACCCACGGCGTGGCGGCCCGGGTGTTCCGCGCCCTGGGCAACGCCGGCATCAACATCGAGATGATCTCCACGTCCCCGATCCGGATCTCGTGCGTGGTGAATCGGGACTCGGTGGAGGACGCAGTGCGCGCCTTGCACGCCGAGTTCGACCCCCCTGTGATCACGGCGGAGGTCGGCGCCGATGCCTGA